The following nucleotide sequence is from Oligoflexus sp..
CTTCCTGATACCCGGCCGGCACGAATGCATAGGCTTTGCATGCGCTGTCTTCAGCACAGGCCTTGTAACATACCTTATAGTCATCTGTCTTTTGAATCGCCCACCGCCTGTAGTCTCCGCCTTGATAATCAAAGTCCTTCTCTACGCTGAGTTTTTCGGCAGGTGGAGGAGCCGGAGGAGCCGGCAGGACTCTTTGCGCATTGCCCAGGGCATCCCTCGTAAACCAGCAGGAATTATAGGTGACGACCTGGCACGACTTCGTGCGCGTTCTTTCACAGGTGACCGGCGTCGTACCAAACTGATTGTTATAGCAGCCCTTTGCCTGATTCTTGCTACAGGATACCGAACCAAAGAAGGCGAT
It contains:
- a CDS encoding PAN domain-containing protein, which gives rise to IAFFGSVSCSKNQAKGCYNNQFGTTPVTCERTRTKSCQVVTYNSCWFTRDALGNAQRVLPAPPAPPPAEKLSVEKDFDYQGGDYRRWAIQKTDDYKVCYKACAEDSACKAYAFVPAGYQEENPVCYLKNEVRPVQIWKGIVTGRRY